The region AGTGTTTATAACCTGAATATAGAGCAAAAAAAAAGCTTCACTAAAAAGTGAAGCTTATGATGTGGGCGATGAGGGATTCGAACCCCCGACCCTCTCGGTGTAAACGAGATGCTCTGAACCAACTGAGCTAATCGCCCAAAATATTATTATTAAACAGACTTGTTTTGTGGGCAATGAGGGATTCGAACCCCCGACCCTCTCGGTGTAAACGAGATGCTCTGAACCAACTGAGCTAATTGCCCTAATGCATTTAAATAACTAGATATTCTAGTGGGCGATGAGGGATTCGAACCCCCGACCCTCTCGGTGTAAACGAGATGCTCTGAACCAACTGAGCTAATCGCCCAAAAATATTCTAAATAACTTGGTATTCTGGTGGGCGATGAGGGATTCGAACCCCCGACCCTCTCGGTGTAAACGAGATGCTCTGAACCAACTGAGCTAATCGCCCAAGTATTTAAACAAATTTGGATATAATAACAATATTTTGAAAATGGTGGGCGATGAGGGATTCGAACCCCCGACCCTCTCGGTGTAAACGAGATGCTCTGAACCAACTGAGCTAATCGCCCATTTTCTTTTAAAGAACGTCGTAATCGTTTGTTGATTACGGGTGCAAATATACGACTGTCATTTAACTTTGCAAGCTTTTTTAAATATTTTTTTTATAAAACTTCAGCCACTACAAATGTGCTTCCCCCTACGTATATCAAGTCTTTACTCCCTGCTACCTCCTTCGCTTTTTCATAAGCATTTGGAATTGAACTACAAACCTCTCCTATCAGATTAAACTCTTTAGCCTTCTCCACTAAAATCCCTGGCTCTAACCCTCTTAAATTATCTGGTTTTGCAAAAAAATATTTTGCCTCTTTTGGCAACAAAGGAAGAATTGAAGCTAGGTCTTTATCATTGACTACACCGAAAACGATGTACAAATTGTCATATTTCTCTTGTTTTAGTTGATTCATCACGATAGTTAGCCCGTGAGAATTATGCGCAGTGTCTGTAATTATCTTCGGATTCTCACCTAGAACTTGCCATCTACCTAATAATTTGGTATGCTCGACTACGTGAAGTAGCCCTTGCTCTTCATTAGTATCAGTTATAACAAATGTTTTTCTCAATAATTCGATTGCCTGTCTTACTGTTCTAATATTCGATTTTTGGTAATCTCCTTTTAGATCGGACACTAAAGTATTGTCTTTATAAGTATCTTGAGCAAAGTAAATATCAGCAGACAACTCTTTTGCCTTTGCTATAAATACGGGTTGAGTCTGTTCATTATACTCTCCTATTACTACAGGAACACCTGCTTTAATGATACCTGCCTTCTCTCCTGCGATAGCACTTAGTGTATCTCCTAAAAAAGCGGTGTGGTCTTTACCTATATTAGTAATAACAGAAATCAACGGATTAATCACATTAGTAGCATCAAGTCGTCCACCCATTCCTACTTCTATAACTGCTACATCTACCTGCTCCTGTTTAAAATATTCAAAGCACATCCCTACAGTCATTTCAAAAAAACTTAAAGAATTCTCTTCAAAGAAAGACTTATTGCGTGCGATAAACTCTACCACGAATGATTCTGTTATCTCTACTCCATTAATCTTAATACGCTCTCTAAAATCCTTTAGATGCGGAGAAGTATACAATCCTACTTTATAACCTGCTCCTTGTAATATAGAAGCAATCATCGATGATGTTGATCCCTTGCCATTAGTACCTGCTATATGTATAGTCTTTAAACTATCCTGAGGATTGCCTAAGTGATTAACTAATTTGATTGTATTGGATAAATCTGCTTTGTAAGCAATTGCGCCTTGCATTTGATACATTGGCAATTGATTAAACATCCATTCTAGCGTTTCTTGATAATTCATACTTATATATAAATAGGTTTTAGAGATGAGTCCAACACGCTCTTATTGTCCTACTTTAAAATTAATTACTATAAACCCAACTTGAGTGTTAGGTGCTTTATCATCTTCTTTCCATCTAAAAGTCTTCGCAGTAGCGATAGCTGCTTCTGTAAGACATTTAGCTGAATTAGTCGTTCCCTTAGTGTGCTGAGCAGCGATCACTCTACCACTCTTATCCACTCTAATCTCAACGACTACAGTACCTACCTCATTACAGTTAGGTACTACCTGTCCTCTATTGGCTAATGCACGACCATTTAACCCCCAGCTGGTTCCATTACCACTTCCTTGTCCCTTACCACTGCCGTAGGTAGAGTTGGAATACATATCCCCATCTAACTTACCTTGGTCTCCACCTTTATTTGAATTGCCTTGTCCTTGTGATTTCTCACCAGTAGTCTTCGGTCCATTAATCAGACTTGCCAACGCGTCAGATGTACTCTGACTAGGTTTAGGATCAGGTTTAGGTTTGACTACTTCCTTTTTAGGTTCTTCTTTTGGTTTGGGTTTATCCTCCACTTTTTTGACTACAGGGACAGCTATTGTGTTTTGAGTAACAATAGGTTCTACTGTAGGTTTAGCCTCCATCGTAGTTGCTTGCTCAGGTTCTGGCTCCATAGCGATGGGCTCTGTAGGCTGTACATCCCCACGCCCTACTTCACTATTACCAAAATTAATAGCAATCTCTCCTCCTAGTAAGAAAGGCTGTTCCTCAGAGACAGGAGTAATAATTTTATAAAAGAAAAACAATAAAAAAAGTATTACAAAAACTGTAGAAGTAATTGCAAAAGCCTT is a window of Myroides oncorhynchi DNA encoding:
- a CDS encoding bifunctional folylpolyglutamate synthase/dihydrofolate synthase, which encodes MNYQETLEWMFNQLPMYQMQGAIAYKADLSNTIKLVNHLGNPQDSLKTIHIAGTNGKGSTSSMIASILQGAGYKVGLYTSPHLKDFRERIKINGVEITESFVVEFIARNKSFFEENSLSFFEMTVGMCFEYFKQEQVDVAVIEVGMGGRLDATNVINPLISVITNIGKDHTAFLGDTLSAIAGEKAGIIKAGVPVVIGEYNEQTQPVFIAKAKELSADIYFAQDTYKDNTLVSDLKGDYQKSNIRTVRQAIELLRKTFVITDTNEEQGLLHVVEHTKLLGRWQVLGENPKIITDTAHNSHGLTIVMNQLKQEKYDNLYIVFGVVNDKDLASILPLLPKEAKYFFAKPDNLRGLEPGILVEKAKEFNLIGEVCSSIPNAYEKAKEVAGSKDLIYVGGSTFVVAEVL
- a CDS encoding energy transducer TonB → MKILQTDSEKKAFAITSTVFVILFLLFFFYKIITPVSEEQPFLLGGEIAINFGNSEVGRGDVQPTEPIAMEPEPEQATTMEAKPTVEPIVTQNTIAVPVVKKVEDKPKPKEEPKKEVVKPKPDPKPSQSTSDALASLINGPKTTGEKSQGQGNSNKGGDQGKLDGDMYSNSTYGSGKGQGSGNGTSWGLNGRALANRGQVVPNCNEVGTVVVEIRVDKSGRVIAAQHTKGTTNSAKCLTEAAIATAKTFRWKEDDKAPNTQVGFIVINFKVGQ